In the Gopherus flavomarginatus isolate rGopFla2 chromosome 6, rGopFla2.mat.asm, whole genome shotgun sequence genome, one interval contains:
- the SEC61A1 gene encoding protein transport protein Sec61 subunit alpha codes for MGIKFLEVIKPFCVILPEIQKPERKIQFKEKVLWTAITLFIFLVCCQIPLFGIMSSDSADPFYWMRVILASNRGTLMELGISPIVTSGLIMQLLAGAKIIEVGDTPKDRALFNGAQKLFGMIITIGQSIVYVMTGMYGDPSEMGAGICLLITIQLFVAGLIVLLLDELLQKGYGLGSGISLFIATNICETIVWKAFSPTTVNTGRGMEFEGAIIALFHLLATRTDKVRALREAFYRQNLPNLMNLIATIFVFAVVIYFQGFRVDLPIKSARYRGQYNTYPIKLFYTSNIPIILQSALVSNLYVISQMLSARFSGNLLVSLLGTWSDTSSGGPARSYPVGGLCYYLSPPESFGSVLEDPVHAVVYIVFMLGSCAFFSKTWIEVSGSSAKDVAKQLKEQQMVMRGHRETSMVHELNRYIPTAAAFGGLCIGALSVLADFLGAIGSGTGILLAVTIIYQYFEIFVKEQSEVGSMGALLF; via the exons ATGGGGA ttAAATTTCTTGAAGTAATCAAGCCCTTCTGTGTTATCTTGCCTGAAATTCAAAAGCCAGAAAGGAAG ATTCAATTTAAGGAAAAAGTGCTATGGACAGCTATCACACTTTTCATCTTCTTAGTATGCTGCCAG ATTCCCCTGTTTGGTATCATGTCATcggactcagcagatcctttctacTGGATGAGAGTGATTCTGGCTTCAAATAGGG GAACATTGATGGAGCTGGGTATTTCACCCATTGTCACTTCTGGGCTCATCATGCAGCTCTTGGCTGGTGCCAAGATAATTGAGGTTGGGGACACTCCAAAAGACAGAGCTCTCTTCAATGGGGCGCAGAAAT TGTTTGGCATGATTATTACAATTGGTCAGTCTATCGTCTATGTAATGACGGGGATGTACGGAGACCCATCTGAGATGGGTGCTGGTATCTGTTTGCTTATCACAATTCAG CTTTTTGTAGCTGGACTGATAGTTCTACTATTGGATGAGCTTCTACAGAAAGGGTATGGTCTTGGTTCTGGCATCTCTCTCTTCATTGCTACCAACATCTGTGAGACTATTGTATGGAAGGCATTCAGCCCCACCACTGTGAACACAGGCCGAG GAATGGAGTTTGAAGGAGCCATTATTGCTCTGTTCCATCTGCTGGCTACTCGTACAGACAAAGTCAGAGCTCTCCGAGAGGCCTTCTACCGCCAGAACCTTCCTAACCTCATGAACCTGATTGccaccatttttgtctttgctgtTGTCATATACTTCCAG GGCTTCAGAGTGGACCTCCCCATCAAATCTGCCCGCTACCGTGGCCAGTACAACACTTACCCGATCAAGCTATTCTATACTTCCAATATACCCATCATTCTTCAGTCTGCCTTGGTATCTAATCTGTATGTGATCTCCCAGATGTTGTCTGCTCGCTTCAGTGGCAACTTGTTGGTCAGCCTGCTGGGCACCTGGTCT gATACTTCATCCGGAGGCCCTGCTCGCTCTTATCCAGTCGGTGGACTTTGCTATTATCTGTCACCCCCTGAGTCCTTTGGTTCGGTGTTAGAAGACCCTGTCCATGCAGTTGTTTATATTGTGTTTATGTTGGGCTCCTGTGCTTTCTTCTCCAAGACATGGATTGAAGTTTCTGGCTCCTCTGCCAAAGAT GTTGCCAAACAACTAAAAGAGCAACAGATGGTAATGAGGGGTCACAGAGAAACCTCCATGGTCCACGAACTAAACAG GTACATTCCCACAGCTGCTGCATTTGGTGGTCTCTGCATTGGTGCTCTCTCTGTCCTGGCAGACTTCCTTGGGGCAATTGGGTCTGGAACTGGAATCTTGCTAGCTGTTACTATCATTTACCAGTACTTTGAAATTTTTGTAAAGGAACAGAGTGAAGTTGGGAGCATGGGAGCTCTTCTTTTCTAA